The following are encoded in a window of Lacinutrix sp. WUR7 genomic DNA:
- a CDS encoding DUF4249 domain-containing protein, whose product MKKILIILVIAVLNFSCEDVVDIDLPTSETRLVIDASINWFKNTTGNEQSIKLSLTAPYYNSETPPANNAQVIIIDANNNTFEFIEEDQTGIYHNNSFVPEINGVYNLSINYNGEVFTATETLQSVAEIEYVEQDLEGGFTGEETEIKAYFTDPIDEENYYFFEFIPSIDMPITLDTFKDEFVNGNEIFGFYTEEDLDEGESVIIRNYGVSERFYEFMFILLQQSSEDGGGPFETQPATVRGNCINQTNPENFPFGYFRLSEVSEFNYTVE is encoded by the coding sequence ATGAAGAAAATATTAATCATACTAGTAATAGCTGTTTTAAATTTTTCTTGTGAAGATGTTGTAGATATAGACTTACCAACTTCAGAAACTAGATTAGTTATTGATGCTTCCATTAATTGGTTTAAAAACACTACAGGAAACGAACAATCTATAAAATTAAGTTTAACTGCGCCATATTATAATAGCGAAACACCGCCTGCAAATAATGCGCAAGTGATTATTATAGATGCAAATAATAATACTTTTGAATTTATAGAAGAAGACCAAACTGGAATCTACCATAATAACTCATTTGTTCCAGAAATTAATGGTGTTTACAACCTAAGTATCAATTATAACGGAGAAGTTTTTACAGCAACCGAAACATTACAATCTGTTGCAGAAATTGAATATGTAGAACAAGATTTAGAAGGTGGTTTTACAGGAGAAGAAACAGAAATTAAAGCCTATTTTACAGATCCTATAGACGAAGAAAACTATTACTTTTTTGAGTTTATTCCTAGTATAGACATGCCTATCACATTAGATACTTTTAAAGATGAATTTGTAAATGGAAATGAAATTTTCGGCTTTTATACCGAAGAAGATCTAGATGAAGGAGAAAGTGTAATAATAAGAAACTATGGCGTATCCGAACGTTTCTACGAGTTTATGTTTATCCTTTTACAACAAAGTAGTGAAGATGGTGGTGGTCCTTTTGAAACCCAACCTGCAACCGTTCGCGGTAATTGCATCAACCAAACCAATCCAGAAAATTTCCCTTTTGGCTATTTTAGATTATCCGAAGTATCTGAGTTTAATTATACTGTCGAGTAA